One genomic region from Chionomys nivalis chromosome 17, mChiNiv1.1, whole genome shotgun sequence encodes:
- the Ppara gene encoding peroxisome proliferator-activated receptor alpha — MVDTESPICPLSPLETDDLESPLSEEFLQEMGNIQEISQSLGEESSGSFSFTDYQYLGSCPGSESSVITDTLSPASSPSSVSCPVIPTSTDESPGSALNIECRICGDKASGYHYGVHACEGCKGFFRRTIRLKLVYDKCDRSCKIQKKNRNKCQYCRFHKCLSVGMSHNAIRFGRMPRSEKAKLKAEILTCEHDLEDSETADLKSLARRIHEAYLKNFNMNKVKARVILAGKTSNNPPFVIHDMETLCMAEKTLVAKMVANGIQNKEAEVRIFHCCQCMSVETVTELTEFAKAIPGFANLDLNDQVTLLKYGVYEAIFTMLSSLMNKDGMLIAYGNGFITREFLKNLRKPFCDIMEPKFDFAMKFNALELDDSDISLFVAAIICCGDRPGLLNIGYIEKMQEGIVHVLKLHLQSNHPDDTFLFPKLLQKMVDLRQLVTEHAQLVQVIKKTESDAALHPLLQEIYRDMY; from the exons ATGGTGGACACAGAGAGCCCCATCTGTCCCCTCTCTCCACTTGAGACGGATGACCTGGAGAGTCCCTTATCAGAAGAATTCTTACAAGAAATGGGAAACATTCAAGAGATTTCTCAGTCCCTTGGGGAAGAGAGTTCTGGAAGCTTTAGTTTCACAGACTACCAATATTTAGGAAGCTGTCCAGGCTCTGAGAGCTCTGTCATCACAG ACACACTCTCTCCAGCTTCCAGCCCCTCTTCAGTCAGCTGTCCTGTGATTCCCACCAGCACGGATGAGTCCCCTGGCAGTGCACTCAACATTGAGTGTCGGATATGTGGAGACAAGGCCTCAGGCTACCACTACGGAGTCCATGCGTGTGAAGGCTGCAAG GGCTTCTTTCGGCGAACTATTCGGCTAAAGCTGGTGTACGACAAATGTGACCGGAGTTGCAAGATtcagaaaaagaacaggaatAAGTGCCAGTACTGCCGCTTCCACAAGTGCCTGTCCGTTGGAATGTCACACAATG CAATTCGTTTTGGGCGGATGCCAAGATCTGAGAAAGCAAAACTGAAAGCAGAAATTCTTACATGTGAACATGATCTGGAAGATTCGGAGACTGCAGACCTCAAATCTCTGGCCAGGAGAATCCACGAGGCCTACCTGAAGAACTTCAACATGAACAAGGTCAAGGCCCGGGTCATCCTGGCAGGAAAGACCAGCAATAACCCG CCTTTCGTCATACATGACATGGAGACCTTGTGCATGGCTGAGAAGACACTTGTGGCCAAGATGGTGGCCAATGGCATCCAAAATAAGGAGGCAGAAGTGCGAATCTTCCACTGCTGCCAGTGCATGTCCGTGGAGACTGTCACCGAGCTCACCGAATTCGCCAAGGCCATCCCAGGCTTTGCAAACTTGGACCTCAATGACCAAGTAACCTTGTTAAAGTACGGTGTGTATGAAGCCATCTTCACAATGCTGTCCTCCCTGATGAACAAAGACGGGATGCTGATAGCGTATGGCAATGGCTTCATCACGCGGGAGTTCCTGAAGAACCTGAGGAAACCGTTCTGTGACATCATGGAACCCAAGTTTGATTTTGCCATGAAGTTCAACGCCCTAGAACTGGATGACAGTGACATTTCCCTTTTTGTGGCTGCTATAATTTGCTGCGGAG ATCGGCCTGGCCTTCTAAACATAGGATACATTGAGAAGATGCAGGAGGGTATCGTGCACGTGCTCAAGCTCCACCTGCAGAGCAACCATCCAGATGATACTTTTCTCTTCCCGAAACTTCTTCAAAAAATGGTGGACCTTCGGCAGCTGGTCACGGAGCATGCACAGCTCGTGCAGGTCATCAAGAAGACCGAGTCTGACGCAGCACTGCACCCGCTACTGCAGGAGATCTACAGAGACATGTACTGA